A stretch of the Streptomyces venezuelae genome encodes the following:
- the uvrA gene encoding excinuclease ABC subunit UvrA, with protein sequence MTDRLIVRGAREHNLKNVSLDLPRDSLIVFTGLSGSGKSSLAFDTIFAEGQRRYVESLSSYARQFLGQMDKPDVDFIEGLSPAVSIDQKSTSRNPRSTVGTITEVYDYLRLLFARIGKPHCPECRRPISRQSPQAIVDKVLALPEGSRFQVLSPLVRERKGEFVDLFADLQTKGYSRARVDGETIQLSEPPVLKKQEKHTIEVVVDRLTVKESAKRRLTDSVETALGLSGGMVILDFVDLAEDDPERERMYSEHLYCPYDDLSFEELEPRSFSFNSPFGACPDCTGIGTRMEVDPELIVPDEDKSLDEGAVSPWSLGHTKDYFQRLVGALAGELGFRTDIPWAGLPQRAKKALLYGHKTQIEVRYRNRYGRERAYTTAFEGAVPFVKRRHSEAESDSSRERFEGYMREVPCPTCEGSRLKPIVLAVTVMEKSIAEVSAMSISECADFLGKLRLDARDKKIAERVLKEVNERLKFLVDVGLDYLSLNRAAGTLSGGEAQRIRLATQIGSGLVGVLYVLDEPSIGLHQRDNHRLIETLVRLRDMGNTLIVVEHDEDTIKVADWVVDIGPGAGEHGGKVVHSGSLKELLKNTDSMTGQYLSGKKSIAVPDARRPVDGERRLTVHGARENNLRDIDVSFPLGVLTAVTGVSGSGKSTLVNDILYTHLARELNGARSVPGRHTRVAGDELVDKVVHVDQSPIGRTPRSNPATYTGVFDHVRKLFAETMEAKVRGYLPGRFSFNVKGGRCENCSGDGTIKIEMNFLPDVYVPCEVCHGARYNRETLEVHYKGKSIAEVLDMPIEEALGFFEAVPTIARHLRTLNEVGLGYVRLGQSAPTLSGGEAQRVKLASELQKRSTGRTVYVLDEPTTGLHFEDISKLIKVLSGLVDKGNSVIVIEHNLDVIKTADWVIDMGPEGGYGGGLVVAEGTPEEVASVGDSHTGKFLRDILGADRVSDSATVRRAPAKRKPAAAAGAAAAPAKRASRARKA encoded by the coding sequence GTGACCGACCGTCTCATCGTTCGTGGCGCTCGCGAGCACAACCTGAAGAACGTCTCGCTCGACCTGCCCCGCGACTCCCTCATCGTCTTCACCGGACTGTCCGGGTCGGGCAAGTCCTCCCTGGCCTTCGACACGATCTTCGCCGAGGGCCAGCGCCGCTACGTCGAGTCGCTGTCCTCGTACGCGCGCCAGTTCCTCGGCCAGATGGACAAGCCCGACGTCGACTTCATCGAGGGCCTCTCCCCGGCCGTCTCGATCGACCAGAAGTCGACCTCGCGCAACCCGCGCTCCACGGTCGGCACGATCACCGAGGTCTACGACTACCTCCGCCTGCTCTTCGCGCGCATCGGCAAGCCGCACTGCCCCGAGTGCCGCCGCCCGATCTCCCGGCAGTCCCCGCAGGCCATCGTCGACAAGGTGCTCGCGCTGCCCGAGGGCAGCCGCTTCCAGGTGCTCTCCCCGCTGGTGCGGGAGCGCAAGGGCGAGTTCGTCGACCTGTTCGCCGACCTCCAGACCAAGGGCTACAGCCGGGCCCGGGTGGACGGGGAGACCATCCAGCTGTCCGAACCGCCGGTCCTGAAGAAGCAGGAGAAGCACACCATCGAGGTGGTCGTCGACCGCCTCACGGTGAAGGAGAGCGCCAAGCGCCGGCTCACGGACTCCGTGGAGACCGCCCTCGGCCTGTCCGGTGGCATGGTCATCCTGGACTTCGTCGACCTCGCCGAGGACGACCCGGAGCGTGAGCGGATGTACTCCGAGCACCTCTACTGCCCGTACGACGACCTGTCCTTCGAGGAGCTGGAGCCGCGTTCCTTCTCCTTCAACTCGCCCTTCGGCGCCTGCCCCGACTGCACCGGCATCGGCACCCGCATGGAGGTCGACCCGGAGCTGATCGTCCCCGACGAGGACAAGTCCCTGGACGAGGGCGCGGTCTCGCCGTGGTCCCTCGGCCACACCAAGGACTACTTCCAGCGGCTGGTCGGCGCGCTTGCCGGCGAGCTCGGCTTCCGGACCGACATCCCCTGGGCCGGCCTGCCGCAGCGCGCCAAGAAGGCCCTGCTGTACGGCCACAAGACGCAGATCGAGGTGCGCTACCGCAACCGGTACGGCCGAGAGCGGGCCTACACCACCGCCTTCGAAGGCGCCGTTCCGTTCGTCAAGCGCCGGCACTCGGAGGCCGAGAGCGACTCCAGCCGGGAGCGGTTCGAGGGGTACATGCGCGAGGTGCCCTGCCCGACCTGTGAGGGCTCCCGGCTCAAGCCGATCGTGCTCGCGGTCACGGTGATGGAGAAGTCCATCGCCGAGGTGTCCGCCATGTCGATCAGCGAATGCGCGGACTTCCTCGGCAAGCTCCGACTGGACGCCCGCGACAAGAAGATCGCCGAGCGGGTGCTCAAGGAGGTCAACGAACGGCTGAAGTTCCTGGTCGACGTCGGCCTGGACTACCTCTCCCTGAACCGCGCGGCCGGCACCCTCTCCGGCGGCGAGGCCCAGCGCATCCGGCTGGCCACCCAGATCGGCTCCGGCCTGGTCGGTGTGCTGTACGTGCTGGACGAGCCGTCCATCGGCCTGCACCAGCGGGACAACCACCGCCTGATCGAAACCCTGGTCCGGCTGCGCGACATGGGCAACACGCTCATCGTGGTCGAGCACGACGAGGACACCATCAAGGTGGCCGACTGGGTCGTGGACATCGGCCCCGGCGCCGGCGAACACGGCGGCAAGGTGGTCCACAGCGGCTCACTGAAGGAGCTCCTGAAGAACACCGACTCGATGACCGGCCAGTACCTGTCCGGCAAGAAGTCCATCGCCGTGCCGGACGCCCGCCGCCCGGTCGACGGGGAGCGCCGGCTCACCGTGCACGGCGCCCGCGAGAACAACCTGCGCGATATCGACGTGTCCTTCCCACTGGGCGTGCTGACGGCGGTGACCGGCGTCTCCGGCTCGGGCAAGTCGACGCTGGTCAACGACATCCTGTACACGCACCTGGCGCGCGAGCTGAACGGCGCCCGTTCGGTGCCGGGCCGGCACACCCGGGTGGCCGGCGACGAACTGGTCGACAAGGTGGTCCATGTCGACCAGTCGCCGATCGGCCGGACGCCGCGGTCCAACCCGGCGACGTACACCGGAGTCTTCGACCACGTCCGGAAGCTGTTCGCGGAGACCATGGAGGCGAAGGTGCGGGGCTACCTGCCCGGCCGCTTCTCCTTCAACGTCAAGGGCGGGCGCTGCGAGAACTGCTCCGGCGACGGCACCATCAAGATCGAGATGAACTTCCTGCCGGACGTGTACGTCCCGTGCGAGGTCTGCCACGGAGCGCGCTACAACCGGGAGACCCTGGAGGTCCACTACAAGGGCAAGTCCATCGCCGAGGTGCTGGACATGCCGATCGAGGAGGCCCTGGGCTTCTTCGAGGCGGTGCCGACGATCGCCCGCCACCTGCGGACGCTGAACGAGGTCGGGCTGGGGTACGTCCGGCTCGGCCAGTCCGCGCCGACCCTCTCGGGCGGTGAGGCGCAGCGCGTGAAGCTGGCCTCGGAGCTGCAGAAGCGGTCGACGGGGCGCACGGTGTACGTGCTGGACGAGCCGACCACGGGCCTGCACTTCGAGGACATCTCGAAGCTGATCAAGGTGCTGTCCGGGCTCGTCGACAAGGGCAACTCGGTGATCGTCATCGAGCACAACCTGGACGTCATCAAGACCGCGGACTGGGTCATCGACATGGGCCCGGAGGGCGGCTACGGCGGTGGCCTGGTGGTGGCCGAGGGCACGCCGGAGGAGGTCGCCTCGGTGGGCGACAGCCACACCGGCAAGTTCCTGCGGGACATCCTGGGGGCGGACCGGGTCTCGGACTCGGCGACCGTGCGGCGGGCGCCGGCGAAGCGGAAGCCGGCGGCAGCCGCAGGTGCCGCTGCTGCTCCGGCGAAGCGGGCGAGCCGGGCCAGGAAGGCGTAG
- a CDS encoding NAD(P)-dependent oxidoreductase, with the protein MKLTVFGASGGVGREVVRQALDADHEVTAVVRDPARLRVPAHPRLLVATVGDLSDAEALVPVLAGRDAVLSALGAGTNKKAKAAPVTGPATHAMLTAMGRVGVRRLSVVSAAPVGPDVPEDGAFTRAVVLPLLRRALRDLYADLAVMEEAIAASDVDWTVIRPPRLLNRPRTGRYRRVFGGNVPGGRSIGRGDVADALLAGLADPAYARCAVGIAT; encoded by the coding sequence ATGAAACTGACGGTGTTCGGTGCCAGCGGCGGAGTCGGCCGCGAGGTCGTCCGGCAGGCCCTCGACGCGGACCACGAGGTGACGGCGGTGGTACGCGACCCGGCGCGGCTGCGCGTGCCGGCGCACCCGCGGCTGCTGGTCGCTACGGTCGGTGACCTGAGCGATGCGGAGGCACTGGTGCCGGTGCTGGCGGGCCGGGACGCGGTGCTTTCGGCGCTGGGCGCCGGGACCAACAAGAAGGCCAAGGCGGCGCCGGTGACCGGCCCGGCCACGCACGCCATGCTGACCGCGATGGGGCGGGTCGGGGTACGCCGGCTGTCGGTGGTGAGCGCGGCTCCGGTCGGTCCGGACGTCCCGGAGGACGGGGCGTTCACCCGGGCGGTGGTGCTGCCGTTGCTGCGGCGGGCGCTGCGTGATCTGTACGCGGATCTGGCGGTGATGGAGGAGGCGATCGCCGCGAGTGACGTGGACTGGACGGTCATCCGGCCGCCGCGGCTGCTGAACCGGCCTCGGACCGGGCGGTACCGGCGGGTGTTCGGCGGGAACGTGCCGGGCGGCCGGTCGATCGGGCGGGGGGACGTCGCGGACGCGCTGCTGGCCGGCCTGGCCGACCCCGCGTACGCGCGCTGCGCGGTGGGCATCGCGACGTAG
- a CDS encoding carbohydrate kinase family protein yields the protein MIVVGGEALIDLVPVAQPPGALLPRPGGGPYNTALALGRLGAEVAFCSRVSTDAFGETLLAGLRTAGVDLSLVQRGSEPTTLAVPSLAADGSAAYEFYTEGTADRLFALPDRLPARARALALGTCSLVLEPGASAYEALLRRESARGLLTLLDPNIRPALIPDARAYRRRFRSWLPYVSVLKLSEEDARWLGGRPEDWLAAGASAVVLTHGAAGLTVRTRAGGEHAVPGVRVRVADTIGAGDTVNAALLHRLSGPDGGGPVDWPAVLSYAARAAALTCTRAGAEPPHAAEL from the coding sequence GTGATCGTCGTCGGTGGAGAAGCCCTGATCGACCTGGTGCCCGTGGCACAGCCACCGGGCGCACTGCTGCCCCGGCCGGGCGGCGGACCGTACAACACGGCCCTGGCGCTCGGGCGGCTGGGCGCCGAGGTGGCCTTCTGTTCCCGGGTGTCCACCGATGCGTTCGGCGAGACGCTGCTGGCCGGGCTGCGGACGGCCGGGGTGGACCTGTCACTGGTCCAGCGCGGGTCCGAACCGACCACCCTGGCGGTGCCCTCGCTGGCCGCCGACGGCTCGGCCGCGTACGAGTTCTACACCGAGGGCACCGCGGACCGGCTGTTCGCCCTGCCGGACCGGCTGCCCGCCCGGGCACGGGCGCTCGCGCTGGGCACCTGCTCGCTGGTCCTGGAGCCGGGCGCGAGTGCGTACGAGGCGCTGCTGCGCCGGGAGTCGGCGCGCGGGCTGCTCACCCTGCTGGACCCGAACATCCGGCCCGCGCTGATCCCGGACGCCCGGGCGTACCGGCGCCGCTTCCGGTCCTGGCTGCCGTACGTGTCGGTGCTCAAGCTGTCGGAGGAGGACGCCAGGTGGCTGGGCGGCCGGCCGGAGGACTGGCTGGCGGCCGGGGCCTCGGCGGTCGTCCTGACCCACGGCGCGGCGGGCCTCACGGTCCGCACCCGGGCGGGCGGGGAGCATGCGGTCCCGGGGGTGCGGGTCCGGGTGGCGGACACCATCGGGGCGGGCGACACGGTCAACGCGGCGCTGCTGCACCGGCTTTCCGGGCCGGACGGCGGCGGCCCGGTGGACTGGCCGGCCGTCCTGTCGTACGCGGCCCGGGCCGCCGCCCTCACCTGCACGCGCGCGGGGGCGGAGCCTCCGCACGCGGCCGAGCTGTAG
- a CDS encoding Rieske (2Fe-2S) protein, producing the protein MSAQPAARRTVLKGAAALAGAAGAGVGLSACSTATNSGGNTPATPTAPVELGPAADVPVGGAKLYREQKVLVSCPAEGQYKAFSAQCTHAGCVLDKIDANEGNCPCHRSRFDVTTGKVLKGPAETPLPAVPVRVEGGRLIAG; encoded by the coding sequence ATGTCCGCGCAGCCCGCCGCCCGCCGAACCGTGCTCAAGGGCGCCGCCGCCCTCGCCGGGGCCGCCGGTGCCGGAGTGGGCCTCTCCGCCTGCTCCACCGCGACCAACAGCGGCGGCAACACCCCCGCCACCCCCACCGCCCCCGTGGAGCTGGGCCCCGCGGCCGATGTCCCGGTCGGCGGCGCCAAGCTCTACCGGGAGCAGAAGGTGCTGGTCAGCTGCCCTGCCGAAGGCCAGTACAAGGCGTTCAGCGCCCAGTGCACGCACGCCGGCTGCGTCCTCGACAAGATCGATGCGAACGAGGGGAACTGTCCCTGCCACCGCAGCCGCTTCGACGTCACCACCGGCAAGGTGCTCAAGGGCCCGGCCGAGACCCCGCTGCCCGCGGTGCCGGTCCGGGTCGAGGGCGGCAGGCTCATCGCGGGCTGA
- a CDS encoding papain-like cysteine protease family protein: MRHPKGRLSPAALITALIAALLLTLPAGPATAADAGTGAGAGAPAGAADTHAALASKRLNITMQAQQKTNWCWAAGGNTIATWFGRNHSQNQFCNAAFNRQQGTECPNNQATLGNVQNGLDWAGINPGSYVTGWLRYSTVQTEINANRPIETRIQWSNGGGHMHVIYGYDTANSWVYWGDPWPSSDRYNWASHAWYVDNNSFSWTHSLYRIGA; the protein is encoded by the coding sequence ATGCGCCATCCTAAGGGGCGGCTCTCCCCAGCCGCCTTGATCACCGCCCTGATCGCCGCCCTGCTGCTCACCCTGCCCGCCGGCCCGGCAACCGCCGCCGATGCCGGCACCGGGGCGGGAGCCGGTGCTCCGGCCGGGGCCGCAGACACGCATGCCGCCCTCGCCTCCAAGCGGCTGAACATCACCATGCAGGCCCAGCAGAAGACCAACTGGTGCTGGGCCGCCGGCGGGAACACCATCGCCACCTGGTTCGGCCGCAACCACAGCCAGAACCAGTTCTGCAACGCCGCCTTCAACCGCCAGCAGGGCACCGAGTGCCCCAACAACCAGGCCACCCTCGGGAACGTTCAGAACGGCCTCGACTGGGCAGGCATCAACCCCGGCTCGTATGTGACCGGATGGCTCCGCTACTCCACCGTGCAGACCGAGATCAATGCGAACCGGCCGATCGAGACCCGGATCCAGTGGTCCAACGGCGGCGGCCACATGCACGTCATCTACGGCTACGACACCGCCAACAGCTGGGTCTACTGGGGCGATCCATGGCCCTCCAGCGACCGCTACAACTGGGCCTCGCACGCCTGGTACGTGGACAACAACTCCTTCTCCTGGACCCACTCGCTCTACCGGATCGGGGCGTGA
- the uvrC gene encoding excinuclease ABC subunit UvrC, translated as MADPSSYRPQPGQIPDSPGVYRFRDEHRRVIYVGKAKSLRQRLANYFQDVAGLHPRTATMVTTAASVEWTVVATEVEALQLEYSWIKEYDPRFNVKYRDDKSYPSLAVTLNEEYPRVQVMRGPKKKGVRYFGPYAHAWAIRETVDLMLRVFPVRTCSAGVFKRSAQIGRPCLLGYIGKCSAPCVGRVTPEEHRELAEDFCEFMAGKTGTHLSRLEKQMHEAAEEMEYEKAARLRDDMGALRRAMEKNAVVLADATDADLIAVAEDELEAAVQIFHVRGGRVRGQRGWVTDKVEAVDTAGLVEHALQQLYGEESGESVPKEVLVPALPEDAPALSEWLAGRRGSNVSLRIPQRGDKKALMETVHRNAQQSLALHKTKRASDLTTRSRALEEIAGALELDSAPLRIECFDISHLQGDDVVASMVVFEDGLARKSEYRRFQIKGFAGQDDVRSMHEVVSRRFRRYLQEKLKTGEWEGEEDGSGEIRPEDDGRPKRFAYPPQLVVVDGGQPQVAAAARALAELGIDDVAVCGLAKRLEEVWLPGEDDPVVLPRTSEGLYLLQRVRDEAHRFAIQYQRSKRGKRLKAGPLDEVPGLGESRKQALVKHFGSVKKLRQATIDQICEVPGIGRKTAETVAVALAQAAPAGPAVNTATGEIIEDENPVGPVPAGPSSEGGSEAEPEPGPEPGSETVFERGSEPVSAPGSERGAEK; from the coding sequence ATGGCCGACCCCTCCAGCTACCGCCCCCAACCGGGCCAGATCCCCGACTCCCCGGGCGTCTACCGCTTCCGCGACGAGCACCGCCGGGTGATCTACGTCGGGAAGGCCAAAAGCCTGCGCCAGCGCCTGGCCAACTACTTCCAGGACGTGGCCGGCCTGCACCCCCGTACCGCGACCATGGTGACCACCGCCGCCTCCGTCGAGTGGACCGTGGTGGCCACCGAGGTCGAGGCGCTTCAGCTGGAGTACTCCTGGATCAAGGAGTACGACCCCCGGTTCAACGTCAAGTACCGCGACGACAAGAGCTACCCCTCCCTCGCCGTCACCCTCAACGAGGAGTACCCCCGCGTCCAGGTCATGCGCGGCCCCAAGAAGAAGGGCGTGCGCTACTTCGGGCCGTACGCCCATGCCTGGGCCATCCGCGAGACCGTCGACCTGATGCTCCGCGTGTTTCCCGTACGCACCTGCTCCGCCGGGGTGTTCAAGCGGTCCGCCCAGATCGGCCGGCCCTGCCTGCTCGGCTACATCGGGAAGTGCTCGGCGCCCTGCGTCGGCCGGGTCACCCCCGAGGAGCACCGGGAACTGGCCGAGGACTTCTGCGAGTTCATGGCCGGCAAGACCGGCACCCACCTCTCCCGCCTCGAGAAGCAGATGCACGAGGCCGCCGAGGAGATGGAGTACGAGAAGGCCGCCCGGCTGCGCGACGACATGGGGGCGCTGCGGCGCGCCATGGAGAAGAACGCCGTCGTGCTCGCCGACGCCACCGACGCCGACCTGATCGCGGTCGCCGAGGACGAGCTCGAAGCCGCCGTGCAGATCTTCCACGTGCGCGGCGGCCGGGTCCGCGGCCAGCGCGGCTGGGTCACCGACAAGGTGGAGGCCGTGGACACCGCCGGTCTGGTCGAGCACGCCCTCCAGCAGCTCTACGGCGAGGAGAGCGGCGAGAGCGTGCCCAAGGAGGTGCTGGTCCCGGCCCTGCCGGAGGACGCCCCCGCGCTGAGCGAGTGGCTCGCCGGACGGCGCGGGTCCAACGTCAGCCTGCGCATCCCGCAGCGCGGCGACAAGAAGGCCCTCATGGAGACCGTCCACCGCAACGCCCAGCAGTCCCTCGCCCTGCACAAGACCAAGCGCGCGAGCGATCTCACCACCCGCTCCCGGGCCCTGGAGGAGATCGCCGGGGCCCTGGAGCTGGACAGTGCCCCGCTGCGCATCGAGTGCTTCGACATCTCGCACCTCCAGGGGGACGACGTGGTCGCCTCGATGGTGGTGTTCGAGGACGGGCTGGCCCGCAAGAGCGAGTACCGGCGGTTCCAGATCAAGGGCTTCGCCGGGCAGGACGACGTACGGTCCATGCACGAGGTGGTGTCCCGGCGGTTCCGCCGGTACCTCCAGGAGAAGCTGAAGACGGGGGAGTGGGAGGGCGAGGAGGACGGCTCCGGCGAGATCCGGCCCGAGGACGACGGACGGCCCAAGCGGTTCGCCTACCCGCCGCAGCTGGTCGTGGTCGACGGCGGGCAGCCGCAGGTCGCCGCCGCCGCGCGGGCCCTGGCGGAGCTCGGTATCGACGACGTCGCCGTCTGCGGGCTGGCCAAGCGGCTGGAGGAGGTCTGGCTGCCCGGCGAGGACGACCCGGTCGTCCTGCCCCGCACCAGCGAGGGGCTGTATCTGCTCCAGCGGGTGCGTGACGAAGCCCACCGGTTCGCGATCCAGTACCAGCGGAGCAAGCGGGGCAAGCGGCTCAAGGCCGGACCGCTGGACGAGGTACCCGGCCTCGGCGAAAGCCGCAAACAGGCCCTCGTCAAGCATTTCGGTTCGGTGAAGAAGCTGAGACAGGCCACAATTGACCAGATCTGCGAGGTCCCGGGCATAGGCCGGAAGACGGCCGAGACCGTGGCCGTGGCCCTCGCCCAGGCCGCCCCCGCCGGCCCTGCCGTCAACACGGCGACAGGAGAGATCATTGAGGATGAGAACCCTGTGGGCCCCGTGCCTGCGGGACCCTCGTCCGAGGGGGGATCGGAAGCGGAACCCGAGCCGGGACCGGAGCCGGGATCCGAGACAGTATTCGAGCGGGGATCTGAGCCGGTGTCCGCACCGGGATCCGAACGGGGAGCCGAGAAATGA
- the rapZ gene encoding RNase adapter RapZ — translation MTAHDRDGAQVSTGTTVEPGEAAEAAIPELVIISGMSGAGRSTAAKCLEDLGWFVVDNLPPALIPTMVELGARSQGNVARIAVVVDVRGRQFFDALREALADLDSRGVTRRIVFLESSDDALVRRFESVRRPHPLQGDGRIVDGIAAERDLLRELRGDADLVIDTSSLNVHELRAKMDAQFAGDEEPELRATVMSFGYKYGLPVDADLVVDCRFIPNPHWVPELRPFTGLNEEVSGYVFNQPGAKEFLDRYAELLQLIATGYRREGKRYVTIAVGCTGGKHRSVAMSEKLAARLASEGVETVVVHRDMGRE, via the coding sequence ATGACCGCGCACGACCGAGACGGAGCACAGGTGAGTACGGGCACGACAGTGGAGCCCGGCGAGGCCGCCGAGGCGGCCATCCCCGAGCTGGTGATCATCTCCGGCATGTCCGGAGCAGGCCGGAGCACGGCCGCCAAGTGCCTCGAGGACCTCGGCTGGTTTGTCGTGGACAACCTCCCGCCGGCCCTCATCCCCACCATGGTGGAGCTGGGCGCCCGCTCCCAGGGCAATGTGGCGCGGATCGCCGTCGTCGTCGACGTCCGGGGCCGCCAGTTCTTCGACGCACTCCGCGAGGCCCTCGCCGACCTCGACTCCCGCGGGGTCACCCGGCGCATCGTCTTCCTGGAGTCCTCCGACGACGCCCTGGTCCGCCGCTTCGAGTCGGTCCGCCGCCCGCACCCCCTCCAGGGCGACGGCCGTATCGTCGACGGCATCGCCGCCGAGCGCGACCTGCTGCGCGAGCTGCGCGGGGACGCCGACCTGGTGATCGACACCTCCAGCCTGAACGTGCACGAGCTGCGCGCGAAGATGGACGCCCAGTTCGCCGGGGACGAGGAGCCCGAGCTCCGCGCCACCGTCATGTCCTTCGGCTACAAGTACGGCCTCCCCGTGGACGCCGACCTCGTGGTGGACTGCCGGTTCATCCCCAACCCGCACTGGGTCCCGGAGCTGCGCCCCTTCACCGGCCTCAACGAGGAGGTGTCCGGCTACGTCTTCAACCAGCCGGGCGCCAAGGAGTTCCTCGACCGGTACGCCGAGCTGCTCCAGCTCATCGCCACCGGCTACCGCCGCGAGGGCAAGCGCTACGTGACCATCGCGGTCGGCTGCACCGGCGGCAAGCACCGCAGCGTGGCCATGTCCGAGAAGCTCGCAGCCCGCCTCGCCTCCGAGGGAGTCGAGACCGTCGTGGTACACCGGGACATGGGGCGCGAGTGA
- a CDS encoding uridine diphosphate-N-acetylglucosamine-binding protein YvcK, with protein sequence MTGRSLRLRRLRRLTAGRDETSRAARRRGAQPKVVALGGGMGLSASLAALRRITGDLTAVVTVADDGGSSGRLREELGVLPPGDLRKALAALCGDDDWGQTWSRVIQHRFESRGDLHEHAVGNLLIVALWEQLGDHVQALDLVGKLLGAQGRVLPMSAVPLELQALVRGHDPARPQDVDTVCGQATVALTPGEVQSVHLVPSDPPAVPEAVEAVLDADWVVLGPGSWFSSVIPHLLVPELLDALSRTKARRVLSLNLAPQPGETEGFSPQRHLEVLARHAPKLALDVVLADQAAVPDRESLADAAKRFGAAVELAPVAREDGSPKHDPELLAAAYDRIFRMHGRIGPWR encoded by the coding sequence GTGACCGGACGGAGCCTGCGGCTGCGCCGCCTGCGCCGGCTGACCGCGGGGCGTGACGAAACGTCCCGGGCGGCCCGCCGGCGCGGCGCCCAGCCCAAGGTGGTCGCCCTCGGCGGCGGCATGGGCCTGTCGGCCTCCCTGGCCGCGCTGCGCCGTATCACCGGGGACCTGACGGCCGTGGTGACCGTCGCCGACGACGGCGGCTCCAGCGGCCGGCTCCGCGAGGAGCTCGGCGTACTGCCCCCGGGCGACCTCCGCAAGGCGCTGGCCGCGCTGTGCGGGGACGACGACTGGGGCCAGACCTGGTCCCGGGTCATCCAGCACCGCTTCGAGTCCCGCGGCGACCTGCACGAGCACGCGGTCGGCAACCTGCTGATCGTCGCCCTCTGGGAACAGCTCGGCGATCACGTCCAGGCCCTCGACCTGGTCGGGAAGCTGCTCGGGGCGCAGGGGCGGGTGCTGCCGATGTCGGCGGTCCCGCTGGAGCTGCAGGCCCTGGTCCGCGGCCACGACCCGGCCCGCCCGCAGGACGTGGACACCGTCTGCGGGCAGGCCACGGTGGCCCTCACCCCCGGCGAGGTGCAGTCCGTGCACCTGGTTCCGTCCGACCCGCCGGCCGTGCCGGAGGCCGTCGAGGCGGTGCTGGACGCCGACTGGGTGGTGCTCGGCCCGGGCTCCTGGTTCTCCTCCGTGATCCCGCACCTGCTGGTGCCCGAACTGCTCGACGCGCTGTCCCGGACGAAGGCCCGGCGGGTCCTCTCGCTGAACCTCGCACCGCAACCCGGCGAAACAGAGGGCTTCTCTCCGCAGCGTCATTTGGAGGTTTTGGCCCGACACGCCCCTAAACTCGCCCTGGACGTGGTGCTGGCCGACCAGGCCGCCGTGCCCGACCGCGAGTCCCTCGCCGATGCCGCAAAACGCTTCGGTGCCGCGGTCGAGCTGGCGCCGGTGGCCAGGGAGGACGGCTCCCCGAAGCACGACCCGGAGCTGCTGGCCGCCGCGTACGACCGTATTTTTCGGATGCATGGAAGGATCGGCCCATGGCGATGA
- the whiA gene encoding DNA-binding protein WhiA, translating to MAMTPAVKDEISRLPVTRTCCRKAEVSAILRFAGGLHLVSGRIVIEAELDTGIAARRLRKDILEIFGHSSDLVVMAPGGLRRGSRYVVRVVAGGDQLARQTGLVDGRGRPIRGLPPQVVSGATCDAEAAWRGAFLAHGSLTEPGRSSSLEVTCPGPEAALALVGAARRLSIAAKAREVRGVDRVVVRDGDAIGALLTRLGAHESVLAWEERRMRREVRATANRLANFDDANLRRSARAAVAAGARVQRALEILGEEVPEHLAAAGRLRMEHKQASLEELGALADPPLTKDAVAGRIRRLLAMADKRAQDLGIPGTESNLTEEMADNLSG from the coding sequence ATGGCGATGACGCCAGCGGTGAAGGATGAGATCTCGCGGCTCCCCGTCACCCGGACCTGCTGTCGGAAGGCGGAGGTCTCGGCGATTCTTCGGTTCGCGGGCGGGCTGCACCTGGTGAGCGGGCGGATCGTCATCGAGGCGGAGCTGGACACCGGCATCGCGGCCCGCCGGCTCCGCAAGGACATCCTGGAGATCTTCGGCCACTCCTCCGACCTGGTGGTGATGGCCCCCGGCGGGCTGCGCCGTGGCAGCCGGTACGTCGTACGCGTGGTCGCCGGCGGCGACCAGCTCGCCCGCCAGACCGGGCTCGTGGACGGCCGCGGACGGCCCATCCGGGGTCTGCCCCCGCAGGTGGTCTCCGGGGCCACCTGTGACGCCGAGGCGGCCTGGCGCGGTGCCTTCCTGGCCCACGGCTCGCTGACCGAGCCCGGCCGGTCCTCCTCCCTGGAGGTCACCTGCCCGGGCCCGGAGGCCGCCCTGGCCCTGGTGGGCGCCGCCCGGCGGCTCTCCATCGCCGCCAAGGCGCGCGAGGTGCGCGGGGTGGACCGGGTCGTGGTCCGGGACGGCGACGCGATCGGGGCCCTGCTGACCAGGCTCGGCGCGCACGAGTCGGTGCTGGCCTGGGAGGAGCGCCGGATGCGGCGCGAGGTCCGCGCCACCGCCAACCGGCTGGCCAATTTCGACGACGCCAACCTGCGCCGCTCGGCGCGGGCCGCGGTGGCCGCCGGTGCGCGGGTGCAGCGGGCCCTGGAGATCCTCGGCGAGGAGGTCCCCGAACACCTCGCCGCGGCCGGGCGGCTGCGGATGGAGCACAAACAGGCCTCCCTGGAGGAGCTCGGCGCGCTCGCCGACCCGCCGCTGACCAAGGACGCGGTCGCGGGCCGGATCCGCCGCCTGCTGGCGATGGCCGACAAGCGGGCCCAGGACCTGGGCATCCCCGGCACCGAGTCGAACCTCACCGAGGAAATGGCAGACAACCTGAGCGGCTGA